A genome region from Triticum aestivum cultivar Chinese Spring chromosome 2B, IWGSC CS RefSeq v2.1, whole genome shotgun sequence includes the following:
- the LOC123040995 gene encoding uncharacterized protein → MEAEVQAREEQEEEEVACECCGFTEECTAPYIAGVRARYGGRWICGLCGDAVAEEMCRASPPVSPAEALDRHACVCGEGRRASASAPPSPGDELIAALRLLLRRRLGSPSPPRLVRSTPSSPRRDAVAPAAAVGAGPGAGGPLARTESCFAALVE, encoded by the coding sequence ATGGAGGCGGAGGTGCAAGCGCGCGAggagcaagaggaggaggaggtggcgtgcGAGTGCTGCGGGTTCACGGAGGAGTGCACCGCACCGTACATCGCCGGCGTGCGCGCGCGGTACGGCGGGAGGTGGATCTGCGGGCTCTGCGGGGACGCCGTGGCCGAGGAGATGTGCAGGGCCTCGCCGCCGGTGTCGCCCGCGGAGGCGCTCGACCGCCACGCCTGCGTGTGCGGCGAGGGCCGCCGCGCGTCCGCGTCCGCTCCGCCGTCGCCGGGCGACGAGCTCATCGCGGCCCTGCGGCTCCTGCTCCGCCGCAGACtgggctcgccgtcgccgccgaggctGGTCCGCTCCACGCCGAGCAGCCCGAGGCGcgacgccgtcgcccccgccgcggcCGTGGGCGCCGGGCCCGGCGCCGGCGGCCCGCTCGCGCGCACCGAGAGCTGCTTCGCCGCGCTCGTGGAGTAG